A region of the Ranitomeya variabilis isolate aRanVar5 chromosome 5, aRanVar5.hap1, whole genome shotgun sequence genome:
GGgatgtggtgtctatatagggggatgcgtCCCGGCTCCAGCTCTGCCATGTCTATATGGGGGGACGCGTCCCGGCTCCAGCTCTGTCTCTATGGGGGGACGCGTCCTGGCTCCGTCCTTACCCTTTTGCAGCAGCCTCCTGGCACTGGTCGCTTCAGTTCATTTCATCATCCACTGTTGCCCCCTAATTGTTACATTTACCCCTTATTTTGGACTCGTACATTGTCTCTCCTCATTCCATATATCACATCCATAATTTTTAGGGCGCATTACAATATCAGTTTAGGTATAAGGTGCTCCATCATGGATGGAGAAAGTAATGTCAGAAGGAAGAGAAAGCCCAATACATGGAAGACGTGCACCTAATGCTTCAATAGAAAATACGCTTTTATTAACACTGACAGACGGGGAATTAAAACCACACGAGGTGCAGTGTAACCGCAGCCCTAGAAATGACAATAACCCAACCACAGTAATAATAATCAGCCACACAGTAATTATGGTCAATATCATGAACAAATGGTAACGACTCAGAATTTACGGCACAGTCATTGGACAGAGCTGAACACGTAATGAATGATACGTGATTGGTTTAGCGACCTGTCCTGCGGGGTCTTCTGACCAATCAGTGCGCGGGGAAGGAACGGTCTCTATGGTAACCAGCTGGACGCTCTTGCAGGGACGGAGATGGATGTCAGGGCCTTGTGGCGGTCACTTGCTGCTGATCATTTGTAGGAATTCGTCCAGGTAGACAGTACTTGACTTGCTCGTCGTTTTCACTGTCCACTGAGGATTGTCATTAACCTGCATTATACGGCCTTTTGGCCCCTGCCATAGGATCTCACCTGTGCCCAGACACTAGCCATCCATGGACCGTTCACCAGGCGAGAAGGTATTCATGGGCCTTTATATAGGGGCAAAAAAGTGCCAGTTAGTGATTCCCCATAATAATGTGTGTCCAAGGGAGCCCCCATAACAGTGTGCCAGCTATAGAGACCCCATAATGTATCCAAGGGAGCCCCTATAACAGTGTGCCAGCCATAAAAGCCCCATAATGTGTCCAAGGGAGCCCCCATAACAGTGTGCCAGTCATAGAGGCCCCATAATGTGTCCAATGGAGCCCCCATAACAGTGTGCAAGCCATAAAGGCCCCATAATTTGTCCAATGGAGCCCCCATAACAGTGGACCCCATAATGTGTCCAAGGGAGCCCCCATAATAATGTGTACAGGGGAGCCCCTATAACAGTGTGCCAGCCATAGAGGCCCCATAATAATGTGTACAGGGGAGCCCCCATAAGTGTGCCAGCCATAGAGGCCCCATAATAATGTGTACAGGGGAGCCCCTATAACAGTGTGCCAGCCATAGAGGCCCCATAATAATGTGTACAGGGGAGCCCCCATAACAGTGTGCCAGTCATAGAGGGCCCATAATGTGTCCAAGGGAGCCCCCATAACAGTGTGCCAGCCATAGAGGCCCCATAATAAAGTGTACAGGGGAGCCCCTATAACAGTGTGCCAGCCATAGAGGCCCCATAATAAAGTGTACAGGGGAGCCCCCATAACAGTGTGCCAGCCTTAGAGGCCCCATAATAATGTGTACAGGGGAGCCCCCATAACAGTGTGCCCGCCATAGAGGCCCCATAATAATGTGTACAGGGGAGCCCCCATAAGTGTGCCAGCCATAGAGGCCCCATAATAATGTGTACAGGGgagcccccataacagtgtgtgactgtcagccatagaggccccataataatgtgtacaggggagcccccataacagtgtgtgactgtcagccatagaggccccataataatgtgtacaggggagcccccataacagtgtgtgacTGTCAGCCATAGAGGCCCCATAATAAAGTGTACAGGGGAGCCCCCATAACAGTGTGCCAGCCTTAGAGGCCCCATAATAATGTGTACAGGGGAGCCCCCATAACAGTGTGCCCGCCATAGAGGCCCCATAATAATGTGTACAGGGGAGCCCCCATAAGTGTGCCAGCCATAGAGGCCCCATAATAATGTGTACAGGGgagcccccataacagtgtgtgacTGTCAGCCATAGAGGCCTCATAATAATGTGTACAGGGGAGCCCCCATAACAGTGTGCCAGCCATAGAGGCCCCATAATAATGTGTACAGGGgagcccccataacagtgtgtgactgtcagccatagaggccccataataatgtgtacaggggagcccccataacagtgtgtgactgtcagccatagaggccccataataatgtgtacaggggagcccccataacagtgtgtgactgtcagccatagaggccccataataatgtgtacaggggagcccccataacagtgtgtgacTGTCAGCCATAGAGGGCCCATAATAATGTGTACAGGGGAGCCCCCATAACAGTGTGCGACTGTCAGCCATAGAGGGCCCATAATAATCGGCTGCATGTCTCACTGTGCGCCAGCCACGACATGCAGGCTTTCCTAGCGCTGCAGCCGTCAGTCTCCCGCCATCCAGAGGACTGATGTGTTGACAAAAATGTTTTTATTCTTTTCTGGATATTCCCCATTAAATAAAACATTCCTGTTGAACGCACCAATGAGGGCCAAGTATCTCGGGCTCCTACTTGTCCCCTCTGCAGCCAGACGGCCGAGGCTTTTTCTTCCCAGGACAATGCTGTTGTCATTGAACAGACATTGCTGATAGCGCCATTGTGCCCCCCATAGACCCCTGTGTCTACCAGCGGCCGGCCCATAATGGCGCCTCCATGATCAGACTCCCCTACAGGTGTGTCAGCATGATCAGCAGCAAGTGCCTGGCATCCATCTCTGCCCTGCGACAGCGTCCAGCTGGTCACCATGGAGACCGGTCCTTCCCCGCGCACTGATTGGTCAGAACTCCCCGCAGGACGGGCCGCTAAACCAATCACGTATCGTTCATTTCATGTTCAGCTCTGTCCAATGACTGCGCAGTAAATGCTGCGCCATTACGTCACCGGAAATGCAGGCGGAGTTTGTTGCCGGAAGCGAAGACACCGGCGGGGAAATGGCGCCGAGCTCGAAATCAGACCGGAGCAGCGGAAGCCGGAAATGGGGTCCGAGAGACCATATTATCCGGCAGCTGGACCGAGTGCGGGTAAGAAGTGCCCAATGGGCAGGCGACTAAATGTAGCTGTGACTGAAGGGGAATaacgggaggaggagagaggaccggAGGGGAATAACGGGAGGAGGAGAGAGAGCGAGGACAGTCGGGGAATAATAGCAGGAAAGAGGAGACTGTGAGGAATATCGGGAGGAGGACCGAGAGCAACGGAGAGGAATAACGCGAGGAGGAGAGAGAAGACTGTGAGGAATAACGGGAGGAGGAGAGAAATGGAGTAGGGAGAGAGGACCGGTGATGAATAACTGAAGGATAGACAGAGGACTGGACCGGAATAACGGGGGGGaggaggagaaagagaggacctgaGGGGAATaacgagagggggagagagaggtgGGGACTGGAGAGGAAAAATGTGAGGCGGAATGAGAATAAGGAGAGGAATAAcgggaggaggaagagagagaacCGGACAGAAATAATGGGAGGAGGAGACAGAAGCCCGGAGAGGAATAACAGAGAGAGGGGACCAGAGAGGAAtattgaggagagagagagaggaccggagaggaattacaggaggaggagagagAACTGGAGAAGAATAATGAGAGGAATATCGGGAGGAGGAGAGAGGGAACCGAAGAAGAATATTGCGGTGGAACAGAGAAGACCGGAGAAGAATAACGGGAGGAGGAGACAAGACTGTGAGGAGTAACGGGAGGAGAGAAATCACAGGAAATGGAGTACAGAGAGAGGACCGGATGGGAATAAAAGGAGAGAAGACTGTGAGAAATAGTGGGACAAGGCGAGAGAGGATCGGAGAGGAATATTGGGAGAAGGTGAGAGAGGACTGGGAGGAGAGAGAGGACCGGAGAGGAATAATGGATGGAGGAGAGAGAGGACCGGAGAGGAATAATGGATGGAGGAGAGAGAAGGCTATGAGGAATAACGAAGGGAGGACCGGAGAGGAATAACTGGAGGAGAAAGGGGTCCAGGGAGGAGAGTGAGGTCTGGAGAATAACGGGAGGAGAGAGGAGACTATGAGGAAAAACTGGAGCAGAGAGGGGACCAGAGAATAATATTGAGAGAGAGAACCGGAGAGGAAttacaggaggacagaggggtccgGAGAAGAATAACCGGAGGAGAGAGAAGACTgtgaggaggacagagaggaatatcgggagcaggaggagaggaccGAGAGAAATAACTGAAGGAGAAGAGAGAGGACAAGAAAGGAATAGCAGGAGGAGGAGACAGAAGCATGTGAGGTATAATggaaggaggagagaggaccttagAGGAATAACGGGAGGTTGAGAGAGGACCAGAGAGAAATAACGAGAGGAGGAGAGATGGAGGACTGGATATTAATAACGGGAGGAGGATCGAAGAAGAATATTGAGGAGGAGAGAGAAGACTGAGGAATattgggaggaggagagaggatcggAATGAAATAACTGGAGGAGGAAGAGAGAGGACCGGAAAGGAATAACGAGGAGGAGGAGAGAAAGAACCAGATAAGATTAACGTGACGAGGAGAGAAGACTGAGAGGAATAACAGGAGGAGAGGAATAACAGGAGGAGAGAAATCAGAGAAATGGAGTAGAGGGAGAGAGGACCGGCGATGAATAACTGAAGGATAGACAGAGGACTGGACCGCAATAACGGGGGGGaggaggagaaagagaggacctgaAGGGAATAATGGGAGGAGGAAAGAGGGAGGGGACTGGAGAGGAAAAACGTGAGGCAGAATAAGGATAGGGAGAGGAATAACTtgaggaggggagagaggaccGGAGAAAAGTATTGAGGGGAAAGAGAGTGAGGACCGGAGATTAATGGGAGGAGGAGACAGAAGTCGGAGAGGAAtaacagggagagagaggggaccagAGAAGAATATTGAGGAGAGAGATGGACCGGAGAGGaattacaggaggagagagaactggAGAAGAATAATGGCAGAAGGAGAGAGAGGACCGGAGAGAAATATTGAGAAGGAAGAGAGAGGACCGGAGAAGAATAATGAGAGGAGGAGAGAGAAGACTGTGAGGAATGATGGAAGGAGGAGAGAGAAGACTGAGGAATAAtggaaggaggagagagaggaccggAGACAAATAACATGAGGAGGAGAGAGAAAACTGGAGAGGAATAAAGGGAGGAGAAGAGAGCGGACCGGATAGGAATAACGGGAGGAGGAGAGAAAACTGGAGAGGAATAACATGAGGAGGAGAGAGAAAACTGGAGAGGAATAATGGGAGGAGGAGAGGACTGGAGAGGAATAACgaagaggaggagagagaggaccagAGAAGAATAATGGGAGGAGTAGAGTGGGGGTCGGAGAAAAATATTGAGGCGGAAGAGAGAGGACCAGAGAAGAATAACGGAAGTAGGAAGAGACAAGACTGTGAGGAATAACAGGAGGAGAGAAATCACAGGAAATGGAGTAGAGAGAAAGGACTGGAGATGAATTATGGAAGGAGTAGACAGAGGACAGGAGGGGAATAGTGGGggtgaggaggagagagaggatcggaggggaatagtgggggggaggaggagagagaggaccggAGGGGAATAAtgggaggaggagagaggggacCGGAGGGGAATAAtgggaggaggagagaggggacCGGAAAAGAATATtgaggaggaggagatagaggaACTGAGGAGAATAACGGGAGGAGGAGACGgaaggggagagagagaggaccagaGAGAAATAACGAGGAGGAGAAGAGAAGACTGAGAAATAACAGGAAGAGAGAAGTCATGAAAAAtgtagaagagagagagaggaccagaGATGAATAACAGAAGGAGTAGACAGAGGACCAGACAGGAATAATCGGGAGAGGAGGACAGAGAGGACCGGAGGGGAATAACAGGGAAAAGAAAGAGAACCGGAGAGGTATATCAGTTTGAGAGAGAAGACTGGAGAGGAATAAGGTGAGGAGGAGGACCGGAGAGGAAGAACGTGAGGGAGAGGACCGACCAGAGAAATAATGGGAGGAGGAGAGTGAGGACCGGAGAGGAATTGTGGGAGAAGatctagtgactagtgatgagcgagtatacttgttgcttgggtggtctccgagtatttgttagtgttctgagatttagttttcatcaccgcagctgaatgatttacagctactagccagcctgagtacatgtgggggttgcctggttgctagggagtcctcacatgtattcaagctggctagaagctgtaaatcattcagctgctgcaatgaaaactaaatctccgaacagtcataaatactcggagatcacccgagcaacgggtatactcgctcatcactactagtgatgCAGATTAATACCTGGGGTGTACTCTATCACGGTGTCAGGCTTGGTCTCTGTTATAAGCATTGCTTCATCTTCCTCCACACTCACATTCTGAGCCGTCTCGGAGCAGTATAGGTCCTCTGATGACGATCAGTGCTGAGTCTCGCATCCACTCTCCATCTCTCACATGAACACATGATTGTCTGCAGAGCTTCTCAGGTGTAATCTTGCAGTTTATGGCTGGCTGAGAACATGTGAGAGGATTTCCTGACAATATTTAGGTGGATAAAGGGGTCTTGTTATGTGGTCTGGAGATGTCCTCGCTGGATGAACCTTCTGAGTTTTCTCtacaatttacccaaaaaaatactaGAGCCCTTCTGTCCAATATAGAAAAGGCTGACACATGGATTGGGCCGATATAATAATAAAAAACGTACACTTTGCGAGTGGGACAACGTCCACTCGTGTGCTTGTCCACTCAGTTTCCCCCGGTGAGAACCAGTGAGTCTGGAGCTTCCAGTCCAGGCAGATAACTGGATCTAACATAAACACCATGAAGGGAGCACGGCCATCATATGGGGGGCGATTCCCACACCCCACACATACGGGTTCGTcagtttttattacattttatgtCAAATGTATGTATAATAAACTCAGGCTTTTCATCGCTGCAGGGATCTAGTTTAGCTGCCACTCCTTtattttattgtatattttttacctttttggtTAAGTTATTTCTACAGTGACAATAAATAACTTTTATCTGTTTTGTATTTCCAGATTACTGGACAACTTTCCCCTCGGTTGTTCCGGAAGCTGCCCCCTCGTCTCTGCGTGTCTCTCCGTAACATCGTGGACGAGGAGTTCCTACGAAAGGGGTAATTATTTAACACTTGGACCATTGTTACCTGTCATAGACCAAgtgtcgtttttgttttttttgcctccATGGGGGCGGCACATGGCTAACCATTTTGCTGTTCTTTGAATCCCTGTGTCATGCTCTGTCTCCCTAGAGTCCTGCAATCATGTTTTGTATGACGTCTGCTCTAGTCGTATTGActttgataacactggtcaacagcatttttggtgccaaagatatttcatcgaatttagggtatttttggggtgctgattctgaatatgtcatcagttttgccagattggctcaagtttttgagatttttggtatcttatttatagcacttgttggtaaatgcgacgcatcatctcattaatttctttggattagtacttgaactgagcagttttcaatatagttttgtgttaattagtgttctaaaagtttgttcatagcttgatttttgcactaactttatgttgttgtctgttttccagtgaaaagcatgaactcatcaagaagaagttgtcttaacgatccagactcattctgttacatttgtggtgaatacacactgccaaaacatagaagaaacataacagacttcgtaaaaaaagtgtattttgcctattttggggttatgcttggggaccaagacaagttttgggcaccacacatagtgtgcaaagcatgtatcgaattattacgaaaatggagcaaaggacaaagaaaaagcttcaaatttggtgttccaatggtgtggagagagccaaaaaatcatcatgatgactgttatttatggtaaacacaggtacaggcacatcttcacaatgagggacaggccttcttgcagattccatgttactcccattttcgtttcttatgcttattgaatccttgcacttgcactgcacagaaataacagtcatcatgatgattttttggctctctccacaccactggaacaccaaatttgaagctttttctttgtcctttgctccattttcgtaataattcgatacatgctttgcacactatgtgtggtgcccaaaacttgtcttggtccccaaccataaccccaaaataggcaaaatacactttttttacttagtctgttatgtttcttctatgttttggcagtgtgtattcaccacaaatgtaacagaatgagtctggatcgttaagacaacttcttcttgatgagttcatgcttttcactggaaaacagacaacaacataaagttagtgcaaaaatcaagctatgaacaaacttttagaacactaattaacacaaaactatattgagaactgctcagttcaagtactaatccaaagaaattaatgagatgatgcgtcgcatttaccaacaagtgctataaataagataccaaaaatgtcaaaaacttgagccaatctggcaaaactgatagcatattcagaatcagcaccccaaaaataccccaaattcattaaaatattttggacaccagaaaaaaaaattttttttgttgacctgtgtaattataTGTTTATACGAGAAGAAAGCAGACCTGCAGTAAAAAGTATAGCAGATAAACCAGCAACAGCCTTGGATTGAGATGGGTCAGGATGTGGATTTCAGACTACCTCAGACTCCTATAGACCATGCAGCTTGGGTCGGAGCCATTAATTATAGCTAAGAGTAGCAAAGCAGCGGACAATAGAACGTAATGGATGCTTAAttttactgtgtgtgtatatgttttaCAGTCTTCATATGTGTTTTTCCCTCCAGTCACGTCTTCCTGGGGTTCTCTAAATGCGGTCGCTTTGTATTATCCTACACCAGCGACGTGTTGGATGATGACTTTGCCTTTTACTCCTATCACCTCTATTGGTGGCAATTCCAAGTACACAGCAAGCTGCGCCTGGTAAGTCCTCAGTGCCCATCTGTGTGCTGACCTATATGCAGAGCATCAGTCCACAGCCTGTTATCTCCACTCCTAGGTGCGACAAGTCCGGCTCTTCCAGGATGAGGAGATTTACAGTGACTTGTATCTGACGGTATGCGAGTGGCCGAGTGACAGCTCCAAAGTCATCGTGTTTGGCTTCAAGTAAGTTGTAAATGAAGCAGCCATCTGCTCAGATCAAAAGGAACTCCTTTTCTAAATTGCCTAGGTTACGGGCCACCTCTGCAGTATTTCAGCGTTGGCCTGTCTCTCAGGCAGTGAGCTCCACGCATATGGGGTGTATGGATCTACAGTCCCCCCAATGCAGCAGAGGCAAAGCTTCCTCACATCGCAGAACTGGAGAGTTCATTGCTATCGGTGCCACTATGCTGctggtccgaactgtcaatcaTTCAGGAGTGGAAGCTGGGAGGCAGGGGAAAGTTTTGTATTGGAGGTCCGAAAGTCACCATATATTCTGCACTCTTTCCCAGCACATCTGGTAACGGTATGTTAATGAACATGATGAGTGACGAAAACCACAGAGACATTTATATCAGCACGGTGTCTGCGCCCCCAACGTCCCCCTGCACTGACTGCAGAGAGTCTCCCAAAGGTAGGGCCAGATATGAAGGAGCAGAGCTGTAGCTGGTGACGACCGCGACATTGCAGTATTTAACGCAGCTTTTATTTCCAGGCCCGTGTCTCCTGCACAGCTTCATGCTCCACACAAAGTATCAGGTGGTTTACCCTTTCCCTACATTTCAGCCGGCATTTCAGCTGAAGAAAGACCACGTGGTTCTGCTGAATACCAGCTTCTCCCTGGTGGCCTGTGCAATATCCGTGCACCCTGCAGGTAACTCGTGTGACTCCTTTCTGGCTGCCGTAACGCACTTATTTCAGGGCCCAGTTCATGCCTGTTTTTTATTGTTTAAGGAGATAAAGAATCCAATCAAATTTTGTACAGCAAACAAAGCCAACACAATGCCCGTGCCAGCTGCGCCTTGTCTTTCAGCCCTAGTGTCGCTTCCTCCGGGGGGCACTCTCCTCTTCCCTCTGAACCCTGCTCCCCCACCCCTCCGGGAACTCCACCAGCCGTCACCCGGGCCCGGGAATTTGTGGCTGGTATATTCCGTAGAGCCCGGGAGGCATCTGGACTGGAGGCCGAAGACAAAGGAGAACGGCCTGGACCAAGCAAGCAAAGTCCTTCACAGCCGTCTGACCCAGATTCTCCTACATGGCACCGTACTATTAACGAAGGGCACCACAGGTCCAGCAGTCACACGGAGGAGCCCAACTACGTGAACTACACACAGTTACGCTACGTCCTGGGGGAGGTGACCGAGACGGATCAAGAGAGCGGTGAGAGCGTTGTAGGTGGGAGCGAGACATGCTGAAGCTCGGTGGAGGAGCACATTATAACCATTTCATTCTTTGTAGAATATGAAGACGACAAGATCTCGCTCCCGTTCCTGGTCACTGATCTCAAGGGGCAGCACCTGAAACCGCTGAACGACAAGGCTTCTTTCAAGGTACAGACGGTCTCCCCAGTCTCATTTATACCTTATCTGCCGTTTCTGACCCTCTCACCCCGGTTTCTTGTCACTCAGGGCCAACATCTCATTGTGGAGCAACTCACCCTGGACTTCGAATACGTCATAAATGAAGTGATCCGCCATGATGCCTCGTGGTATCGGCAGTTCTGCTCCTTCAGTGATTATGATATAGTTATCCTAGAGGTAAAGTGGTTTCATGTGTGTTTAacgagtgataaatccttcacagacaAGTATAGCTTAGTGTTCTGGTGGATATATCCACTGGTGGGCATTGTCCACCATTATAGTCTCGGAGCACGGCTGCCTGTGACCGATGGGTTCCTGCTGTGAGGAGGGGGCTACTGACAATGGAGTCTCCTCTGCAGTTTTTCTTTCCCTGCAGATGTGTCCTGAGACAAACCAAGTGATAA
Encoded here:
- the DCAF15 gene encoding DDB1- and CUL4-associated factor 15 translates to MQAEFVAGSEDTGGEMAPSSKSDRSSGSRKWGPRDHIIRQLDRVRITGQLSPRLFRKLPPRLCVSLRNIVDEEFLRKGHVFLGFSKCGRFVLSYTSDVLDDDFAFYSYHLYWWQFQVHSKLRLVRQVRLFQDEEIYSDLYLTVCEWPSDSSKVIVFGFNTSGNGMLMNMMSDENHRDIYISTVSAPPTSPCTDCRESPKGPCLLHSFMLHTKYQVVYPFPTFQPAFQLKKDHVVLLNTSFSLVACAISVHPAGDKESNQILYSKQSQHNARASCALSFSPSVASSGGHSPLPSEPCSPTPPGTPPAVTRAREFVAGIFRRAREASGLEAEDKGERPGPSKQSPSQPSDPDSPTWHRTINEGHHRSSSHTEEPNYVNYTQLRYVLGEVTETDQESEYEDDKISLPFLVTDLKGQHLKPLNDKASFKGQHLIVEQLTLDFEYVINEVIRHDASWYRQFCSFSDYDIVILEMCPETNQVIMNIGLLLLAFPAPQEEAQLRPKTYHTSLKVAWDLHTGVFSTLSVGELTEVKGQTSGSVWSSYRKSCVDTVMKWLVPENSARYVNRMTNEALHKGCSLKVLADSVRYTWIVL